The Sceloporus undulatus isolate JIND9_A2432 ecotype Alabama unplaced genomic scaffold, SceUnd_v1.1 scaffold_33659, whole genome shotgun sequence nucleotide sequence GCGGGGCTCCCGGGGTTGTATCCCCCCAGAGTGGTGTAGATAGCGGGGGGCTCCGGTTGCCTCGCAGGGGGGCAACAAGGGTGCGGTTGTGCAGGTGAAAGTGGGgccggaggcggcggcggaggcgggaCCCCCAAAAGCTGGTTCTGTTTATGTAGGTTTGCCAAGGCCTTGACGAATCCGTCTGCGAACCCTTCCTGCTCCTGGGTGACCTGGGCTGCGGAGGACGAAgaggaaggtggaggaggagcaggggccCTGTATAAGAAGGCCCCCCCGGGAGCGTTGCCTGAGGGGGCGGTGGGGCTGGAGGGGATGAGGAGCTGCTCCAAGTCGGTGGCCGGGGGCAGCTTGAGGAGAGGGGGCTGGAGGACCACCCCCGAGGGGCCTCGCATCGAAGGGGCGGAGAAGGGGCCCTTCTTCCTCTCTGCCAC carries:
- the LOC121918772 gene encoding transcription factor AP-1-like, with amino-acid sequence AQQGAASGVALEEPPRVSVKMEAAAAPFFHPEEGLELLPGFVQLPGFVEGAPEEEEEEDEEELVAERKKGPFSAPSMRGPSGVVLQPPLLKLPPATDLEQLLIPSSPTAPSGNAPGGAFLYRAPAPPPPSSSSSAAQVTQEQEGFADGFVKALANLHKQNQLLGVPPPPPPPAPLSPAQPHPCCPPARQPEPPAIYTTLGGYNPG